The Vibrio tubiashii DNA window GAAACATGTTTATCAATGATACAGTTAACCAACTTACATCCTTCACCGACTTCTACATCGTCAAATAAAATACTGTCTACTATCGTTGCGCTGTCGTTGATACGTACATTGGAGGAGATGACTGAGTGTTGCACGGAACCACCGGAATTAATCACACCATTGGCTATAATCGAATTGATAAATATGCCTTCATTACCCGTGGCAGAAGAGACTGTTCTTGCGGGAGGTAGCTGCGGCTCATAAGTACGAACCCCCCAGTTAGGTTGATACAGATTCATCGGTGGAATTGGCTCTAACAAGTCCATGTTTGCCTGATAAAACGAATCGATTGTTCCTACATCTCGCCAATAGCAGTCTCGCGCAACACGGCCTCGATCGGAACAAAAGTTGTAAGCATAAACGCATTGCTCATCGATTAAGCGAGGAATGATGTCGTTACCAAAATCATGAGAAGAGAAGTCATTGTCAGCATCTTCTCGGAGTACTCGCTGAAGCGTTTCCATCTCGAATATGTAGATACCCATAGACGCCAAACTACGATCTGGTTTGTTAGGCATGGATTGTGGATCTGCTGGTTTTTCAGAGAAAGTCTCTACTAAGCCTTGGTCGTTAACAGAAAGAACACCGAATGCCGATGCATCTTTTTTCGCGACATCCATAGACGCAATGGTCA harbors:
- the glgC gene encoding glucose-1-phosphate adenylyltransferase; this encodes MQDTLTVILAGGMGSRLSPLTDDRAKPAVPFGGKYRIIDFTLTNCLHSGLRKILVLTQYKSHSLQKHLRDGWSLFNPELGEFISVVPPQMRGKGKWYEGTADAIYHNLWLLERSDAKHVIVLSGDHIYRMDYAEMLKDHIENGAKLTIASMDVAKKDASAFGVLSVNDQGLVETFSEKPADPQSMPNKPDRSLASMGIYIFEMETLQRVLREDADNDFSSHDFGNDIIPRLIDEQCVYAYNFCSDRGRVARDCYWRDVGTIDSFYQANMDLLEPIPPMNLYQPNWGVRTYEPQLPPARTVSSATGNEGIFINSIIANGVINSGGSVQHSVISSNVRINDSATIVDSILFDDVEVGEGCKLVNCIIDKHVSIPAYTSIGLNTIEDAKRFHISENGIVVVPESYKF